CCTCGATGTTCCCGGCCGCCTTAGCCTTGCTCATGGTGCGCGTCCCCTTTCAGAAGCTGGGGCGCAAGATGGAAGAAATCGGCATAAGTTGCAAATACGCGATGCGGCTCCGGCCCCTCCTCGAGCGACAGGTCGAGGCCGGCCAGGTGGCTGCCGCCGGTGAAGCGCCAGACATTCATGCCCGCGGCCAGCCCGGCCTCGACGCCGGCGCGCGAATCCTCGATCACGAGACAGCGCGCGGGGGCGACGCCGTATTTCTCCGCCACACGCAGGAAGAGATCGGGCGCCGGCTTGCCGTTGGCGACTTCGGAGGCGGTGGTGCAGCGCCCGGCGAAGAGATCGGCCATTCCGACGATGGCGAGCGACTCGCCGAGGCGCTCCGGGCTCGAGCTCGTGGCGAGCGCATAGGGCACCCCCAGCCCGGCG
The nucleotide sequence above comes from Celeribacter indicus. Encoded proteins:
- a CDS encoding HAD family hydrolase, with product MMDLVIFDCDGVLIDSEVISARMLIAELALHDVRIDTAYVARHFLGRSYPTVLRQIRDEFGIHLPEGFEAAYRARLISAFRSDLVEVAGVRAVIAGLGVPYALATSSSPERLGESLAIVGMADLFAGRCTTASEVANGKPAPDLFLRVAEKYGVAPARCLVIEDSRAGVEAGLAAGMNVWRFTGGSHLAGLDLSLEEGPEPHRVFATYADFFHLAPQLLKGDAHHEQG